TTGCACGAAAAGCCTGTAGAACAGCTCAAATACTATGTTTACTCTAGTATTACATTCGGCGACATTACAACTGTGCTCAAACATCATGCAGACTTTGATGAATCTGAGCATGATCCTAATACCTGCCAGTTTTCGGATACAAATAAAAAGCTGAAGAAAATCATTACGCGTATGCAAAGGTCTAAACAAGTTAGGCAAGGTGTGCCTGTATTTTGGGTTCTTCAATTATTAGATTCAATACTTTTTGCTTCTTGGGAAGCAATCAAGCAAGGGAGAGCCACTGAGAAGGAGGCGACATTATTAGCATGGGATAGCTTTAGCTATGCAGTTCTAAAAGAGGTTGATTGACTTTAATTTTTAATAAAAATGCTTAAAAATTATCCTGTTGTGATTGATGAGTAAACAATGGGCGTTTAAAAGCGCCCTATTTATCAATCATTACAAAATACAAAAAAACTGATTAAGCCTAATTAAATTTAGTTCTTAGAGTTAGTCGACCATTGGCAGCCATTTTCAGCAATAGCCTGGTAATCCTCTTCAAAACTGTAAACTTTCCCATCTTTTTTTCTGATATACTTAAATTCGTAAATTAATCCACCTTGGCTGACCAATATATATTTACCACCTGTGCCATCACTGGTTACTTCTTCCCATTCACGAGTAAATTCTAGAGGTCTTCCCACTGATATCTCTTTACTTTCTTCTTTGGTGTTTTTGACTGGTATTTTTCCGCTTCCTTTCTGGTAAGAAACATAACCAAAGTTTTCGTTATCTGTAGGGAAGTTAAATTGCAGTTTAATAGAGCTGTTTAAACCAACGGATTTTAGGCACCTGAATTCAGATTCATCTGCTATAGCATTAAGGGAGGCAAGAGCTAAATACGCAAGCCAATAAATATTTCTCATGAGTTTTAACCTAAATATACCCTTCGCGAATGATTTTTAGGGTTTGTTGTCATCGGATCTCACCCCAATCACCTGTTATTTATAGGCTCATGGGACTTCGTTGCTCGACGGCCGCGCCTAAAAAACCCACGCTTTGGGTATTATAGTTTGATAGTTGTCAAGCTTTTTTAGTGGTATACAGCTGCTATTATATTTTGCACATTTTGCAAATCTTTATTATTCTATACGGCCGCCAAATTCGATACTTTCAACTCTGCCTTTATGGAAGATAACAACCCTTAAAAATTTGCCCTGTTTATAGGTCCACCTATCTTTTGTAATATCTTTGATAGTTTCTTTAGTGGTTTGACTGCTTGTTTTTTTCTGTGAGTCACTAAAGCTTACATGGCTATTTCTTTCTGTTATTTCTTGGCGAAATGTTTCCTTTAATATGGGTTGGCCGCAAAATAGTATAACTTTAGCCTTTGTATAGCCAGATGAAATGGGTTTGCCATCACAACGCATTGCGTAACTATTTGCTGTAATTAAAGTCATGGCAACTAAAACGAAAAGTCTGCTTGCTATCATGGTTTTAGCATTAAAGTAGCACGCTACTTATTTTTTAGTTTTGCAGCTATAGGTGTTTGAAACGGTAGCTGACTTCATGGTTATTAGTACTTGCTTATC
Above is a genomic segment from Spartinivicinus poritis containing:
- a CDS encoding TetR/AcrR family transcriptional regulator — translated: MCNTRQKILEAGVKELAANPNASMEAIATSAGVSRMTINRYFSNRKKLLESIVLYVFEKYQMILDEAVELHEKPVEQLKYYVYSSITFGDITTVLKHHADFDESEHDPNTCQFSDTNKKLKKIITRMQRSKQVRQGVPVFWVLQLLDSILFASWEAIKQGRATEKEATLLAWDSFSYAVLKEVD
- a CDS encoding DUF2845 domain-containing protein, which gives rise to MIASRLFVLVAMTLITANSYAMRCDGKPISSGYTKAKVILFCGQPILKETFRQEITERNSHVSFSDSQKKTSSQTTKETIKDITKDRWTYKQGKFLRVVIFHKGRVESIEFGGRIE